One window of Streptococcus suis genomic DNA carries:
- a CDS encoding glutamate-5-semialdehyde dehydrogenase — protein sequence MTTTQALLDSLLAHKASINLATTEQKNQALSAMADQLLAQTEAILAGNAIDMENAQGKISQVMQDRLLLTAERIEAMAEGLRALITLPDPVGLTLEESTRADGLKISKKSIPFGLVGMIYESRPNVTSDVAGLAIKSGNAVIMRGGKDAFHSSQAIVSALKAGLEEVGLSPKVIELVQDTSRASATELMTAKGKIDLLVPRGGAGLIQAVVENATVPVIETGTGICHVYVDKDADLDKALQIAINAKINRPSACNAAEVLLVHEEIASQFLPRLEEALSGQVELRADEKAQALLNQSTPAGDQDFDTEFLDFILAVKVVSNVEEAISHIAQHSTGHSEAIVTENSQTAERFTLYVDSAAVYVNASTRFTDGGEFGLGCELGISTQKMHARGPMGLREMTTYKYIITGDGHIR from the coding sequence ATGACAACAACACAAGCATTATTAGACAGTTTATTGGCCCATAAGGCCTCTATCAACCTAGCTACAACCGAACAAAAGAACCAAGCCCTATCAGCTATGGCAGACCAGTTGCTTGCTCAGACTGAGGCAATTTTAGCAGGCAATGCCATTGACATGGAAAATGCCCAAGGCAAGATTAGCCAAGTCATGCAGGACAGATTGCTCCTGACAGCAGAGCGGATTGAAGCTATGGCTGAGGGTCTTCGTGCCCTGATAACCTTGCCAGATCCAGTTGGTTTGACCTTGGAAGAATCCACTCGGGCAGATGGGTTGAAGATTAGTAAGAAGTCTATTCCCTTTGGCTTGGTAGGAATGATTTACGAAAGCCGTCCAAATGTGACATCCGACGTTGCAGGATTGGCCATCAAGAGCGGAAATGCAGTCATTATGCGTGGTGGTAAGGATGCCTTTCATTCTTCTCAGGCCATTGTTTCAGCTTTAAAAGCTGGTCTGGAAGAGGTCGGCTTGTCACCCAAGGTTATCGAACTGGTCCAAGATACCAGCCGTGCCTCTGCGACCGAATTGATGACTGCCAAAGGCAAGATTGACCTGCTGGTACCTCGCGGTGGTGCAGGTCTGATTCAGGCTGTTGTGGAAAATGCGACAGTTCCTGTTATTGAAACAGGTACAGGTATCTGCCATGTCTATGTGGACAAGGATGCAGACTTGGACAAGGCTTTACAAATTGCCATCAATGCAAAAATTAATCGTCCCTCAGCATGTAATGCGGCTGAAGTTTTATTGGTTCATGAAGAAATTGCCAGCCAATTCCTACCTCGTCTTGAGGAAGCTCTTTCTGGTCAGGTAGAATTGCGGGCTGACGAGAAGGCTCAGGCTCTTCTCAACCAATCCACACCAGCAGGCGATCAAGATTTTGATACAGAATTTCTGGACTTTATCTTGGCTGTCAAAGTCGTTTCAAATGTAGAAGAGGCTATCAGTCATATCGCTCAACACTCGACTGGACATAGCGAGGCCATTGTGACGGAAAACAGCCAAACGGCAGAACGTTTCACGCTTTATGTCGATTCAGCAGCAGTCTATGTCAATGCCTCGACCCGCTTCACAGACGGTGGAGAGTTCGGTCTGGGTTGTGAGCTGGGTATTTCCACCCAGAAGATGCACGCCCGTGGTCCTATGGGCCTGCGTGAGATGACCACCTACAAGTACATCATCACAGGCGACGGCCACATTCGTTAG